Proteins from a genomic interval of Desulfovibrio piger:
- the epsC gene encoding serine O-acetyltransferase EpsC, translating to MSILQDNTSSAAMERLDSVVDRLCHPESLDKVWHCSARGMAMPSLDRLNEIMDRLRAALFPGYFGAARVWRESMRHHLAANLDSVYRLLAEQIQRGISFSCKGEGEGCQNCERNSRELALAFMDKLPDIRHKLAGDAQAGYEGDPAATSPGETIFCYPSMYTMVHHRIAHELYSLKVPLIPRIISEMAHSRTGIDIHPGATIGNDFFIDHGTGVVIGETCIIGNSCRLYQGVTLGALSFPKNADGTLTKGIPRHPILEDKVTVYAGATILGRVTVGRGAVIGGNVWITDDVPAGAKVTQERPS from the coding sequence ATGAGCATTCTTCAGGACAATACTTCTTCCGCCGCCATGGAGCGGCTGGATTCCGTGGTCGACCGTCTTTGCCATCCCGAATCCCTGGACAAGGTCTGGCATTGTTCGGCCCGCGGCATGGCCATGCCTTCCCTGGACAGGCTGAACGAGATCATGGATCGCCTGCGGGCCGCCCTGTTCCCCGGCTATTTCGGGGCCGCGCGCGTCTGGCGGGAATCCATGCGCCATCATCTGGCCGCCAATCTGGACAGCGTCTACCGTCTGCTGGCCGAGCAGATCCAGCGCGGCATCTCCTTCTCCTGCAAGGGCGAGGGCGAAGGCTGCCAGAACTGTGAGCGCAACAGCCGCGAGCTGGCGCTGGCCTTCATGGACAAACTGCCGGACATCCGCCACAAGCTGGCCGGGGATGCCCAGGCGGGCTACGAGGGCGACCCCGCGGCCACCAGCCCCGGCGAGACCATCTTCTGCTATCCCTCCATGTACACCATGGTGCATCACCGCATCGCCCATGAGCTGTACAGCCTCAAGGTGCCGCTGATCCCGCGCATCATCTCCGAGATGGCCCACTCCCGTACGGGCATCGACATCCATCCCGGGGCCACCATCGGCAACGACTTTTTCATCGACCACGGCACGGGCGTGGTCATCGGCGAGACCTGCATCATCGGCAACAGCTGCCGTCTTTACCAGGGCGTGACCCTGGGGGCGCTCTCCTTCCCCAAGAATGCCGACGGGACCCTGACCAAGGGCATCCCGCGCCATCCCATCCTGGAAGACAAGGTGACGGTCTACGCGGGCGCCACCATCCTGGGCCGCGTCACCGTGGGCCGGGGCGCGGTCATCGGCGGTAACGTCTGGATCACCGACGACGTGCCTGCCGGGGCCAAGGTCACGCAGGAGCGTCCGTCATGA
- a CDS encoding amidohydrolase family protein, translated as MRTLVQGGLVVRHDGVCRADVLLEDERIVEVGEGLSASGACVVDATDCYVLPGGVDAQVRPAGAGLGGLARAALLGGTTSLGVLPPCDGSTPVTDGLPLDVVVHADAAGELPDAAACAAFPASLLTAADACTRLRGLKSQGMLPLAACGLEPVVRGMRARLEAEGQRDMQIWPQVFPAYAEETAVRLALTLAHAAESPLCLGPVSSARALTALSGGHDCGRIHACTAPRYLLLDAASYGEGAAEGLKYVCMPPLRAPRDGRLLWEALARGLLDHVVSAHDEVSYARKWATGRESVFACPQGMPGVETRLPLLFSEGVRKSRLTLPRFVEVACTTPAALLGLGERKGRLEAGFDADVVVLDPVCCRELSVRGLHQGDYTPYEGLEVQGWPRHVWARGRHVVTEGVWSGPEQGSTGPAA; from the coding sequence ATGCGTACTCTGGTACAGGGTGGTCTTGTGGTGCGCCATGACGGCGTGTGCAGGGCCGATGTCTTGTTGGAGGACGAGCGTATCGTGGAAGTGGGCGAAGGCCTTTCCGCTTCCGGCGCCTGCGTGGTGGACGCCACGGACTGCTATGTGCTGCCCGGTGGGGTGGACGCCCAGGTGCGTCCCGCCGGTGCGGGGCTGGGCGGCCTGGCCCGGGCCGCGCTTCTGGGCGGTACCACCAGCCTGGGCGTGCTGCCGCCGTGCGACGGCTCCACGCCGGTCACGGACGGCCTGCCCCTGGATGTGGTCGTGCACGCCGATGCCGCCGGTGAACTGCCGGATGCGGCGGCCTGCGCGGCCTTTCCCGCGTCGCTGCTGACGGCTGCCGACGCCTGCACGCGCCTGCGCGGTCTCAAGAGCCAGGGCATGCTGCCTCTGGCGGCCTGCGGTTTGGAGCCCGTGGTCAGGGGCATGCGTGCCCGTCTGGAAGCCGAAGGGCAGCGGGACATGCAGATCTGGCCGCAGGTCTTCCCGGCCTATGCCGAAGAAACGGCCGTGCGTCTGGCGCTGACCCTGGCCCATGCGGCGGAAAGCCCGCTGTGTCTGGGCCCGGTCTCGTCGGCACGCGCCCTGACGGCGCTTTCCGGCGGGCATGATTGCGGCCGTATCCATGCCTGCACGGCGCCGCGCTATCTGCTGCTGGATGCCGCCAGCTATGGCGAGGGGGCGGCCGAGGGCCTGAAGTATGTCTGCATGCCGCCCCTGCGGGCCCCGCGTGACGGGCGCCTGCTGTGGGAAGCCCTTGCCCGCGGCCTGCTGGATCATGTGGTCTCCGCCCATGACGAGGTCAGCTATGCCCGCAAGTGGGCCACCGGCCGGGAATCGGTCTTTGCCTGCCCGCAGGGCATGCCCGGCGTGGAGACGCGCCTGCCCCTGCTGTTCTCGGAAGGCGTGCGCAAAAGCCGCCTGACCCTGCCGCGCTTCGTGGAGGTGGCCTGCACCACGCCTGCCGCCCTGCTGGGCCTGGGCGAACGCAAGGGCCGTCTGGAAGCCGGTTTCGACGCCGACGTGGTGGTGCTGGATCCTGTCTGCTGCCGGGAGCTGAGCGTCCGCGGCCTGCATCAGGGCGACTATACGCCCTATGAAGGCCTTGAGGTGCAGGGCTGGCCGCGCCATGTCTGGGCGCGGGGCCGCCATGTGGTCACCGAAGGTGTCTGGAGCGGCCCGGAGCAGGGCAGCACCGGCCCGGCCGCCTGA
- a CDS encoding NCS2 family permease has product MLEKIFDLKANGTSVRQELRAGLTSFMAMCYLIFVVPSMLADAGMPRESAVAAVIWVTIAITLLMGLWARFPVGVAPGLGITAFFAYYVCGPAGYSWQTGLGAVFISGVFFMLLTVTRVRQMIIDAVPMDLKYAIVVGIGAFIAFIGLKNCGIVVADPSTFVTLGPLTKPEALLALGGLALMAMLMCLRVPGSMIIGILTVTVAGVFCGVTAMPEQAFSGFSLPLPTETFMQMDLKGALHHGLISIIFTLTMVDLFDNMGVLIGLARKAGFMDEDGHIRHLDRALVTDSIGTMCSAVLGATTATSYLECAAGVAEGGRTGLTAVTIAGLFLLALFFTPLVAMVPAYATAPVLVLVGALMMQEVVQIKFRDLSVAIPAFLTIIAMPLTFNIATGFGFGFISFVVLRVLTGRWREVSPIMYIVAICFAANFALRG; this is encoded by the coding sequence ATGCTGGAAAAGATTTTTGACCTCAAGGCCAACGGGACATCGGTCCGGCAGGAATTGCGTGCCGGTCTGACAAGCTTCATGGCCATGTGCTACCTGATCTTCGTGGTGCCTTCCATGCTGGCCGATGCGGGCATGCCGCGCGAGAGCGCCGTGGCCGCCGTCATCTGGGTGACCATCGCCATCACCCTGCTCATGGGCCTGTGGGCGCGCTTCCCCGTGGGCGTGGCGCCCGGTCTGGGGATCACGGCCTTTTTTGCCTATTACGTCTGTGGCCCGGCCGGCTACAGCTGGCAGACGGGCCTGGGCGCCGTCTTCATCTCCGGCGTGTTCTTCATGCTGCTGACCGTGACCCGCGTGCGGCAAATGATCATCGACGCCGTGCCCATGGACCTGAAATACGCCATTGTGGTCGGCATCGGGGCCTTCATCGCCTTCATCGGCCTCAAGAACTGCGGCATCGTGGTGGCGGACCCCTCCACCTTCGTCACCCTGGGGCCCCTGACCAAGCCCGAAGCCCTGCTGGCCCTGGGCGGCCTGGCCCTGATGGCCATGCTCATGTGCCTGCGGGTGCCCGGCTCCATGATCATCGGCATCCTGACCGTCACCGTGGCCGGTGTGTTCTGCGGCGTGACCGCCATGCCGGAGCAGGCCTTTTCCGGCTTCAGCCTGCCCCTGCCCACCGAGACCTTCATGCAGATGGACCTCAAGGGCGCTCTGCATCACGGCCTGATCTCCATCATCTTCACCCTGACCATGGTGGACCTGTTCGACAACATGGGCGTGCTCATCGGCCTGGCGCGCAAGGCCGGCTTCATGGATGAGGATGGCCACATCCGCCATCTGGACAGGGCCCTGGTGACCGACTCCATCGGTACCATGTGCAGCGCCGTGCTGGGCGCCACCACGGCCACGTCCTATCTGGAATGCGCCGCCGGTGTGGCCGAAGGCGGCCGTACCGGCCTGACGGCCGTGACCATCGCGGGCCTGTTCCTGCTGGCCCTGTTCTTCACGCCGCTGGTGGCCATGGTGCCCGCTTATGCCACGGCCCCCGTGCTGGTGCTGGTGGGCGCCCTGATGATGCAGGAAGTGGTGCAGATCAAGTTCCGCGATCTGAGCGTGGCCATCCCGGCCTTCCTGACCATCATCGCCATGCCCCTGACCTTCAATATCGCTACGGGCTTCGGCTTCGGTTTCATCAGCTTCGTGGTGCTGCGCGTCCTGACCGGGCGCTGGCGCGAGGTGAGCCCCATCATGTACATTGTTGCCATCTGCTTTGCCGCCAACTTTGCGTTGCGCGGCTAG
- a CDS encoding sodium-dependent transporter, with protein MSGNTQREMLGSRLGFLLLSAGCAIGLGNVWRFPYITGAYGGAIFVGIYLLCLFAVVPTMIMEFAVGRAARRNMGLAFHILEPKGSKWHWGGKVALIGSYLLMMFYTTVTGWMLYYCWYMASGALSGLDAAGVGKFFGATLGDPVAQVVGMTLVVLMGCGVCAMGVQKGVERVVKLMMLGLLFILMALVIRSLTLPGAEAGVSFYLSPDPSKLEKTGLFPVINAAMNQAFFTLSVGIGAMCIFGSYQGKDRSLTGEAMWIMGLDTFVALMAGLIIFPACFAFGVEPGSGPGLVFVTLPNIFNVMAGGQLWGTLFFIFMSFAALSTVIAVFENIISYSADVWGMERRRATWLHAVGIWVCSLPCALGFNLLADFQPLGAGTCVLDLEDFLISNNILPLGGLFFLLFCCLRRGWGWDNFIAEVDQGVGMKFPRWLRGYVTYVLPCLIIFVFVMGYVDKFWK; from the coding sequence ATGTCTGGTAACACACAGCGTGAGATGCTGGGAAGCCGTCTGGGCTTCTTGCTGCTTTCGGCGGGCTGCGCCATCGGCCTCGGGAACGTCTGGCGTTTCCCCTACATCACCGGCGCGTATGGTGGCGCCATCTTCGTGGGTATCTATCTGCTCTGCCTGTTCGCTGTGGTGCCTACCATGATCATGGAATTCGCCGTGGGCCGTGCCGCCCGCCGCAATATGGGCCTGGCCTTCCACATCCTTGAGCCCAAGGGCAGCAAGTGGCACTGGGGCGGCAAGGTGGCCCTTATCGGCAGCTACCTGCTGATGATGTTCTACACCACGGTCACGGGCTGGATGCTCTATTACTGCTGGTACATGGCCAGCGGCGCCCTGAGCGGCCTGGATGCCGCCGGTGTGGGCAAGTTCTTCGGCGCCACCCTGGGCGACCCCGTGGCCCAGGTGGTGGGCATGACCCTGGTGGTGCTCATGGGCTGCGGCGTGTGCGCCATGGGCGTGCAGAAGGGCGTGGAGCGCGTGGTCAAGCTGATGATGCTGGGCCTGCTCTTCATCCTCATGGCCCTGGTCATCCGCTCCCTGACCCTGCCCGGCGCCGAGGCGGGCGTGTCCTTCTACCTGTCGCCCGATCCCTCCAAGCTGGAGAAGACCGGCCTGTTCCCGGTCATCAACGCGGCCATGAACCAGGCTTTCTTCACCCTGTCCGTGGGCATCGGCGCCATGTGCATCTTCGGCAGCTACCAGGGCAAGGACCGTTCCCTGACCGGTGAGGCCATGTGGATCATGGGCCTGGATACCTTCGTCGCCCTGATGGCCGGCCTGATCATCTTCCCGGCCTGTTTCGCCTTTGGCGTGGAGCCCGGCTCCGGTCCCGGCCTGGTCTTCGTGACCCTGCCCAACATCTTCAACGTCATGGCCGGCGGCCAGCTGTGGGGCACGCTGTTCTTCATATTCATGAGCTTCGCGGCCCTCTCCACGGTCATCGCCGTGTTCGAGAACATCATCTCCTACAGCGCCGACGTGTGGGGCATGGAACGCCGCCGCGCCACCTGGCTGCATGCCGTGGGCATCTGGGTCTGCTCGCTGCCCTGCGCCCTGGGCTTCAACCTGCTGGCCGATTTCCAGCCCCTGGGCGCCGGCACCTGCGTGCTGGATCTGGAAGACTTCCTCATCAGCAACAACATCCTGCCCCTGGGCGGCCTGTTCTTCCTGCTCTTCTGCTGCCTGCGCCGCGGCTGGGGCTGGGACAACTTCATCGCCGAAGTGGACCAGGGCGTGGGCATGAAGTTCCCCCGCTGGCTGCGCGGCTATGTGACCTACGTCCTGCCCTGTCTGATCATCTTCGTGTTCGTCATGGGCTACGTGGACAAGTTCTGGAAGTAG
- a CDS encoding sodium-dependent transporter translates to MSQSREMLGSRLGFLLLSAGCAIGLGNVWRFPYITGAYGGAVFVGVYLLCLLAVLPVMIMEFAVGRASRSNMGRALKVLPPEGTRWHIFSKIPLWGSYLLSMFYTTVTGWMLAYCWHSFSGNLSGLDTAGVASFFGSTLASPFEQVLGMTIVVGVGCLVCAMGVQKGVERVVKVIMVGLLAILVLLVVRSLTLPGAGAGVSFYLAPDVEKMQSVGWYAVLNAAMTQAFFTLSVGIGNMTIFGSYQSKDRSLTGEALWIMSLDTFVAIMAGLIIFPACFAFSVAPNSGPGLIFITLPNIFNAMDGGILWGTLFFVFMSCAALSTVIGVFENIISYSVDVSGMPRRRACAVHFVCLWLASLPCALGFNLLADFQPLGPGTCVLDLEDFLLSNNLLPFGCLLFLLFCSWRRGWGWDNFVAEVNQGQGVRFPRFMKYYLRYGLPCIILLVFVMGYVDKFGK, encoded by the coding sequence ATGTCTCAGTCCAGAGAGATGCTGGGCAGCCGTCTGGGCTTTCTGCTGCTTTCGGCGGGCTGCGCCATCGGGCTGGGGAACGTCTGGCGCTTCCCCTATATCACCGGTGCTTACGGCGGCGCGGTCTTCGTGGGCGTCTACCTGCTCTGCCTGCTGGCCGTCCTGCCGGTGATGATCATGGAATTCGCCGTGGGCCGTGCGTCCCGCAGCAACATGGGGCGGGCCCTGAAGGTCCTGCCGCCCGAGGGCACGCGCTGGCACATCTTCAGCAAGATCCCCCTGTGGGGCAGCTACCTGCTCTCCATGTTCTACACCACGGTCACCGGCTGGATGCTGGCCTATTGCTGGCACAGCTTTTCCGGCAACCTTTCCGGTCTGGACACCGCGGGCGTGGCGTCCTTTTTCGGCAGCACCCTGGCCAGCCCCTTCGAACAGGTGCTGGGCATGACCATCGTGGTGGGCGTGGGCTGCCTGGTCTGCGCCATGGGCGTGCAGAAGGGCGTGGAGCGCGTGGTCAAGGTCATCATGGTGGGCCTGCTGGCCATCCTGGTGCTGCTGGTGGTCCGCAGCCTGACCCTGCCCGGTGCGGGCGCGGGCGTGAGCTTCTATCTGGCCCCGGACGTGGAGAAGATGCAGAGCGTGGGCTGGTACGCCGTGCTCAATGCGGCCATGACCCAGGCCTTCTTCACCCTGTCGGTGGGCATCGGCAACATGACCATTTTCGGCAGCTACCAGAGCAAGGACCGCTCCCTGACCGGTGAGGCCCTGTGGATCATGAGCCTGGACACCTTCGTGGCCATCATGGCGGGCCTGATCATCTTCCCGGCCTGTTTCGCCTTCAGCGTGGCGCCCAACAGCGGCCCGGGCCTGATCTTCATCACCCTGCCCAACATCTTCAACGCCATGGACGGCGGCATCCTCTGGGGCACGCTCTTCTTCGTGTTCATGAGCTGCGCGGCGCTCTCCACGGTCATCGGCGTGTTCGAGAACATCATCTCCTACAGCGTGGACGTCAGCGGCATGCCGCGTCGCCGGGCCTGCGCCGTGCATTTCGTCTGTCTGTGGCTGGCCTCGCTGCCCTGTGCGCTGGGCTTCAACCTGCTGGCCGACTTCCAGCCTCTGGGCCCCGGCACCTGCGTGCTGGATCTGGAAGACTTCCTGCTCAGCAACAACCTGTTGCCCTTCGGCTGCCTGCTCTTCCTGCTTTTCTGCAGCTGGCGGCGCGGCTGGGGCTGGGACAACTTCGTGGCCGAGGTCAACCAGGGCCAGGGGGTGCGCTTCCCGCGCTTCATGAAGTATTATCTGCGTTACGGCCTGCCCTGCATCATCCTGCTGGTCTTCGTCATGGGCTACGTGGACAAGTTCGGCAAATAA
- the lepB gene encoding signal peptidase I, with product MSTLLQKSSKKSLIREYGEALLVALVLAFVIRTFVVQAYKIPSESMVETLLVGDHLLASKFAYGIKIPFTHSYIYRGDDPAYGDIIIFEYPNDPSVDYIKRVIGLPGDVITVRDKRLYRNGMPVEEKYIRYEQPNIIEPIRDNFGPVTVPPDKYFVMGDNRDNSLDSRFWGFVDRGAIQAKAWRIYWSWDDKDNSPRWSRIGKAVR from the coding sequence ATGAGTACTCTGCTGCAGAAATCCTCCAAGAAATCGCTGATCCGTGAATACGGCGAAGCCCTGCTGGTGGCGCTGGTCCTGGCGTTCGTCATCAGGACCTTCGTGGTCCAGGCCTACAAGATCCCCTCGGAATCCATGGTCGAGACCCTGCTGGTGGGCGACCACCTGCTGGCCAGCAAGTTCGCCTACGGCATCAAGATCCCCTTCACCCACAGCTACATCTACCGTGGCGATGATCCCGCCTACGGTGACATCATCATCTTCGAATACCCCAACGATCCCTCGGTGGACTACATCAAGCGCGTCATCGGCCTGCCCGGCGACGTCATCACCGTGCGTGACAAGCGCCTTTACCGCAACGGCATGCCCGTGGAAGAAAAGTACATCCGCTACGAGCAGCCCAACATCATCGAGCCCATCCGCGACAACTTCGGGCCCGTGACCGTGCCGCCGGACAAGTACTTTGTCATGGGCGACAACCGCGACAATTCGCTGGACTCCCGCTTCTGGGGCTTTGTGGATCGCGGTGCCATCCAGGCCAAGGCCTGGCGCATCTACTGGTCCTGGGACGACAAGGACAACAGCCCGCGCTGGAGCCGTATCGGCAAGGCCGTCCGCTAG
- a CDS encoding YifB family Mg chelatase-like AAA ATPase: protein MVIRLYGAGLEGVDAFPVDVEVDLVRQGLPGFTLVGLAEAAVREARERVFSALRACGFRLPPSRITVNLAPAGRRKSGTAFDLPLALGLLAASGQIPVEALQGRVFAGELSLSGALRPVPGMLPLAIMARQLGLASVILPPDNGAEAAVVRDVAVYTPAHLSQCVAFLLGREELEARQPLPAPPEDAVLSGMDFAEVRGQQGARRALEVAAAGGHNLLMIGPPGSGKTMLAQRLPTILPPLDFEEALEVTKVYSVAGKLAPGQGLVRVRPFRAPHHTVSEVALVGGGLHPLPGEVSLAHRGVLFLDELPEFRKNALEVLRQPLEDGRVTIARAGQSLTYPAACMLVAAMNPCPCGYYGDPDHECTCRPDILHRYRNRLSGPLLDRIDVHVEVPAVPYEDLRGGSPAEDSSTIRKRVLAARERQNDRYAGTACRCNADLGGFLLERYCALDAAGHALMEQAVRALGLSARAYTRVLRLARTIADLEGKDAIAPAHVAEAISLRVLDRPQ from the coding sequence ATGGTCATACGATTGTACGGCGCCGGTCTGGAAGGGGTGGATGCCTTCCCGGTGGACGTGGAAGTGGACCTGGTGCGTCAGGGCCTGCCCGGCTTCACGCTGGTGGGCCTGGCCGAGGCGGCCGTGCGCGAGGCCCGGGAGCGGGTCTTTTCAGCCCTGCGGGCCTGCGGATTTCGCCTGCCGCCCTCGCGCATCACCGTGAACCTGGCCCCGGCCGGACGCCGCAAGAGCGGGACCGCCTTCGACCTGCCTCTGGCCCTTGGCCTGCTGGCGGCCAGCGGGCAGATCCCCGTGGAAGCCCTGCAGGGCCGGGTCTTTGCCGGAGAGCTTTCCCTTTCCGGTGCGCTCCGTCCGGTGCCCGGCATGCTGCCCCTGGCCATCATGGCCCGGCAGCTGGGCCTCGCTTCCGTCATCCTGCCGCCGGACAACGGCGCCGAGGCGGCTGTGGTCCGGGACGTGGCGGTCTACACGCCCGCGCATCTTTCCCAGTGCGTGGCCTTTCTGCTGGGGCGGGAAGAGCTCGAAGCCCGGCAGCCCCTGCCCGCGCCTCCGGAGGATGCCGTCCTGTCCGGCATGGATTTCGCCGAGGTCCGCGGCCAGCAGGGCGCGCGACGTGCGCTGGAAGTGGCGGCCGCCGGTGGGCACAACCTGCTCATGATCGGCCCGCCCGGCAGCGGCAAGACCATGCTGGCCCAGCGTCTGCCCACCATCCTGCCGCCCCTGGACTTTGAAGAAGCCCTGGAAGTCACCAAGGTCTACAGCGTGGCGGGCAAGCTGGCCCCCGGGCAGGGGCTGGTGCGCGTGCGTCCCTTCCGGGCGCCGCATCACACGGTCTCGGAGGTGGCCCTGGTGGGCGGCGGCCTGCATCCCCTGCCCGGTGAGGTGAGCCTGGCCCATCGCGGCGTGCTCTTCCTCGACGAGCTGCCCGAATTCCGCAAGAACGCGCTGGAAGTGTTGCGCCAGCCCCTGGAGGACGGCCGCGTGACCATCGCCCGTGCCGGGCAGAGCCTCACCTATCCGGCCGCCTGCATGCTGGTGGCCGCCATGAATCCCTGTCCCTGCGGCTACTACGGGGACCCCGACCACGAATGCACCTGCCGCCCCGACATCCTGCACCGCTACCGCAACCGGCTGTCCGGGCCCTTGCTGGACCGTATCGACGTCCACGTGGAGGTGCCTGCCGTGCCCTATGAGGACTTGCGCGGGGGCAGCCCTGCCGAAGACTCGTCCACCATCCGAAAACGCGTCCTGGCGGCTCGTGAGCGCCAAAATGACCGCTATGCCGGGACAGCCTGCCGTTGCAATGCCGATCTGGGCGGCTTTTTGCTGGAACGCTACTGCGCCCTCGATGCCGCCGGGCACGCGCTCATGGAGCAGGCCGTGCGCGCCCTGGGCCTCTCCGCCCGCGCCTACACCCGGGTGCTGCGTCTGGCCCGTACCATCGCCGACCTGGAGGGCAAGGACGCCATCGCTCCCGCCCATGTGGCCGAGGCCATCTCCCTGCGCGTGCTGGATCGCCCGCAGTAG
- a CDS encoding acetate kinase: MKVLVINAGSSSCKYQLLEMDTETVLASGLAERIGQGMGKLTHKIAPDSDHEEKIVRESAFPTHVEAMELVISLLTDPEKGVIKDKSEIYAIGHRVLHGGESITETVKVDENVKQIIRDCFPLGPLHNPANLMGIEVAEKLFPGVPNVAVFDTEFGMAMPQEAYMYGLPYEIYEEMRIRRYGFHGTSHKYIAKKTAEYLGKPQSELRSITMHLGNGSSMSCVKDGKCFDTSMGLTPLEGLIMGTRCGSIDPAIVPFIMEKKGLTPEEMDTLMNKKSGLLGLCGFTDMRDVHKEIENGNKKAELALNMLVRSIKKTLGAYFFLLGGKVDALVFTAGIGENDDIVRAKVCEGLEELGVRLNLEENGTRKPGARTISTPDSKIKVLIIPTNEELQIAQATMEVLA, from the coding sequence ATGAAAGTACTGGTTATCAACGCTGGCTCTTCCTCCTGCAAATATCAGCTGCTGGAAATGGACACCGAGACCGTCCTGGCTTCCGGTCTGGCCGAACGCATCGGCCAGGGCATGGGCAAGCTGACCCACAAGATCGCTCCTGACAGCGACCACGAAGAAAAGATTGTGCGCGAAAGCGCCTTCCCCACCCACGTGGAAGCCATGGAACTGGTCATCTCCCTGCTGACCGACCCTGAAAAGGGCGTCATCAAGGACAAGAGCGAAATCTACGCCATCGGCCACCGCGTGCTGCACGGCGGCGAATCCATCACCGAGACCGTGAAGGTGGACGAAAACGTGAAGCAGATCATCCGTGACTGCTTCCCCCTGGGCCCCCTGCACAACCCCGCCAACCTCATGGGCATCGAAGTGGCCGAAAAGCTCTTCCCCGGCGTGCCCAACGTGGCCGTGTTCGACACCGAATTCGGCATGGCCATGCCGCAGGAAGCCTACATGTACGGCCTGCCCTACGAGATCTACGAAGAGATGCGCATCCGCCGCTACGGCTTCCACGGCACCTCTCACAAGTACATCGCCAAGAAGACCGCCGAATACCTGGGCAAGCCCCAGTCCGAGCTGCGCTCCATCACCATGCACCTCGGCAACGGCTCTTCCATGAGCTGTGTGAAAGACGGCAAGTGCTTTGACACCAGCATGGGCCTCACCCCTCTGGAAGGCCTCATCATGGGCACCCGCTGCGGTTCCATCGACCCGGCCATCGTCCCCTTCATCATGGAAAAGAAGGGCCTGACCCCCGAGGAAATGGACACCCTGATGAACAAGAAGTCCGGCCTGCTGGGCCTGTGCGGCTTCACCGACATGCGTGACGTGCACAAGGAGATCGAGAACGGCAACAAGAAGGCCGAACTGGCCCTCAACATGCTGGTCCGCAGCATCAAGAAGACCCTGGGCGCCTACTTCTTCCTGCTGGGCGGCAAGGTCGATGCCCTGGTCTTCACCGCCGGTATCGGTGAAAACGACGACATCGTCCGCGCCAAGGTCTGCGAAGGCCTGGAAGAACTGGGCGTGCGTCTGAACCTGGAAGAAAACGGCACCCGCAAGCCCGGTGCCCGCACCATCTCCACCCCCGACAGCAAGATCAAGGTCCTCATCATCCCCACCAACGAGGAACTGCAGATCGCCCAGGCCACCATGGAAGTGCTGGCCTAA